In the Fundulus heteroclitus isolate FHET01 chromosome 23, MU-UCD_Fhet_4.1, whole genome shotgun sequence genome, GGAACTCTGGCCTGAATAGTCTGGAcacacttacaaaaaaaaaaaagaagaagaagaaaaaaggtgcATGGGATAGACAAAACAGAGTTAAAAAGAAGGATCTCATTTGCATGGGACGTGTGTGCAGACAGCACCGCTTGGCTTCAGGCACCAAGTACAAACATGTCCTGTTTGAGGTCCGCTGCCAGGTCTGTGCTGTAATAAAACCcccataagcccccccccccccgccgcaTGGGGCAGTCCTCTTTATTGATTATCACACCTGGACGCAAACTGATTATAATATTCTTCATAGGTAAAATATATCGATATATTCTAATAAGAAAAGGCCACAAATTACAGTTGAACCAAAACGCAGGAGTTCCTTGAATGAATCGACAACTTTTTCACTGCAAACAATTAATAATCATccccccccgccccgccccgcccccAAGTGTAACACTTAAAGCCACATTTGGAGCGGCGACACTTTTGTACAAAGAGAAAGCATCGGCGTGCTTTGTCATAGATCTTCATTCGTAGCAGATTTGGTCTGTGTGATACAGCTTGTCGCGTCTGCGCCGCCTCTCTCCGTGAACTTCATAACTTATTGCAAAGGGCTCCACATTTCTATTTACAGGAAGACGGAGAGCGAAGGACAACTGAAGAAACAAAGAGGTAACTTGACATTCTTCGACGTGTTAGAAAGTTAAAAATGGCTGATCGGGTTATCCAAATGATTCATTAAAGTTATTGGAGTGGATTTTTAACGAATGATGTAGctactaatgttttttttttttttgctactctGATTTTGGGTGATTGAGGTTATAAAGCGACGCTTTCCCAGTGGCACTTTCTTCTCAGTTGGACAATAACCAAAACAAGGCACGCCGTCTCAGCGTCCAACATGACCGCACACATCATTGGTTCAATCGGCACACATTCATTCAGATCCATTTCACCAGAgaactgttaaaaacaaatgacaacAGGGAGATGGCAGGGCGTGATAGTATAGTTGATATTTTTCAAGTACTCTTTGTTTGGAGCTCATGATGATCCTTTACCCGTGGACGGCCGAGACGCTGCCACCGTTCCTGACGGCCTCCGCTTTTTCCGGTGCCGTCACTTTCCGAAGTTGCCAAAGTCAGCGAAGGCGTCGTGCTTGGGCTGTTGAGCCATCGCAGGGTTCATCCCCATCCCCATCCCAGCAGGCATTGCCATGGTCATACCTCCGTGCGGCATCCCCATGTTCATGCCCATCCCCATCATGCCCTGGTTAGGAACCAGACCCATTCCCATGCCAGCGCCGGGCTGCATCATGGTATTAACCGGAGGTCTGACTGGCGTAGGTCCAAGAGTCATGCTGGAAAATCCCTGGGCGAGCATGGTGGGAGCCGTCGGACTGCCGGGGAATCCTGGGAGAGAAGCAAATACGAGTGTTTAGCTGGAGACACCTTTGACcgacgagggggggggggtttgggaAGCGACGGGGGTTAAGCTCACCTTGCTGGAGGGTGTTGAGGCTGGGCTGGCTAGGCTTGGGAGGCTGCACGCCCGGCCCCAGAAAGTCCAGGCTGATGTTCACCGAGGGATCGGACCAAGTGGATGGAAGGGCTGCTTTGGCTCCGGGGCCCTGCGAGGCCATGCCCTGCTGCATGGGCTGCGGCTGCAGAGGACCCCCCATGTTGTGGAAAGGCTGCGAACAACCACACCGCTACGTTAGCTGTGCGCACAAAACAACACTTAAGCTGATTCTTAACAGaagccacacacacaaaccacaATAGGGCACCAAAAAGAGCCAACAATGACGAACCTGTGATGATTTGCAGTTTCATTTATACTTAAACGGCCTAAAACCTACAGTGTGACGCGTTTAACCCCCCCCCGTCTTGTCAACGCTGAACTCTTTGGAAGACACAATCTATAGTGGAGATAACGGGTGGGTGTCGGTTCAGCAAGACCAAGTTTTAAGTAGGTCACCCTTCAGACTCAGAACTACAGTCGACATCTACACGGTTTTGTTAAATTTGTAATGTTTTCATTCTGACTGAGCTCACAGGAAGAGTGGGCGGTGAGTGGGCGGTCTCTGGAGGAAATGAACATCTGGCCATGCGAACGCTCCACCGCCGTGCGGGTCAACGCGAGGCGTTTAGGCCCTGCTTAACAGAGGCAAGGCGAGGGAATCCTAAATGAAAGGATCAATATGTAAAACGACCGATTCGGGTTTATCTGCTTCTCGCTCCTTTAAAAAAGGTGTTTATTCATCTATTTTACAGTCAACATACAACACACCTCACCGTTTTCATTCTCCTGACCAGAAAGACGGAAGCTGAGCTCTTTAATGAGCTGACTGGCACCGCGCAGCAACAAGTGGAGGAGGGGCGTCAGGCCTTCTCGTTTAGTGCAAAGTCTGGGCACTTTGGCACCTTTTCTGGCATCTCATCAAAAACTTTAATGTGTGTTcgtgttttttaaataactaaaacttTAATGACAGAAAGAGGAAggatttcactttgttttagcATTAATAGAATAGGTTTgcgataaaaaaataaaaaaaatcagaaggtTTGGAAAGagcagagagaaacaaaaacttaatgtttttatttttttaaacatgtaccATATTTTtgggactataaggcacacttaaaatccttaaattttctcaaaaattgatggtgcgccttatatatgattaccgtagtgcttactgactgattttatgtggtacaatgcgctcagaaatctgttacaacgtgtaagtacgactttggtaggAGGCGGTTCAGTCTTCAAAGAGACATTTGCAGCGTCTTCTTTACTCGTCAGCATCTTTCAGGTTTACTAatctctgctcctccacaggCCGACCCGTCGCTGCAGAGACAGGAAGCCTGTGGAGTCTAGAAAAGGTGTGAACGTTCAATTTTACCACAGCAACAGAAGAGGCGCATGGTTAAAACAGCGTTTAATCACCAGCAGTCTGGCTCTGGTTAGCAGCTCAGAGCTCCGCTAACTGACCCATTACTGCCTGGAGCATGAAGCCATGAGCGAGCTGCAGAGGGGATGGATATCTAACGTCTTTATATCCTCTAGTGACTAGAAACCATAGATTTTCTAGACCGTTCTTCAGCGGGCACATAAAACTAAACACATTACACTTTTTATTACAGCCTTAATGACTAAGGTGTCTGGAGATTTTTGGATCACAGCCATCCAAGTCCATCATCTCCAAGTTACGCTCATGTCCTGGCAATGGATCACTCCTAATGGGGAGTGGTGGCGATGAGTGGCAATGTtccggaggttctgggttcaactcccacagactgccactctgggtccctgagcgtgacccttaaccccagactgctgcacagtggcagcccactgctccccgagggaatgggttaaatgcagagaacagaTTCAACTGGAATGTACGTTGCaatgacattattattattatttatccaAACACTGATACTGCCATGCAATGAGGAGGCGTGTTTTACAGCAGCCACCACTACTTCCTGTGATCCCGTGTAATATTGCTGCCGTTCTTCCTTCTTCTGATGTTTTCACACATCTTCGGTGAAACACAGACGGGGCGCAATGTTCCCTTTCTATCCCGTTTAGTGCTTGCATGACTCAGCGTTTCAATCCAGCGACAGAAACCTTTTCCTGCTCCAAACCCCCGTGCGGCCTTGTGCTGTACGACGCCCCCCTGCTGATTTACCAGGTTTGCCTTTATCTGGATAGATTCTCAGTGTCTaactctttattttctttattagtcCAGCCTAAAACATCAGGAGATTGTTTCTGCTAGGCTTTACAGACTGATAAGATTCAGCGGCTCCTTTACTGAAGTTCTCTCCTCTCCTCGGTTCTTGTCTCGGCACGTCAACATTCGCACATCGTAGTTCCAAATTGGTCCAAATGCTAGGGGTCCATGTGGTTTTACCGCTCAGATTCGTGTTATATTGTGTGTCTAAAGGCATTTGCCTCcaacttcataaaaaaaatagaataataaaaagattttcTAGGTTAGACTTAATTTTTGGTAAACGGGACATTTAGAGACTTttagcaaagaaagaaaagattatTCAGAACTGGGAGCATCATCCACACCATCCTGAAAATGATTGTAAAGCTGGCGATATTTCCCCGTCTTTCATCCCAAATAAAAAAGTTCTACTTTACATATTTGTCTGGTCCGTACACAATCCTCTGAGAAGGGATTTTCCCGGCCTAAGAGCGTAAGCCTCTGTGGTCGATGCGACTTCCTTTACAGAGTTTTAGGAAATGATTTTAAAAGCGACGGCGCATACCTGTGACACGGGCTGAGGCATGACGTTAGCGCTCAGCGTCTGCGTGCTGCTCATGCTGAAGTTGAGGCTCTGGGAGGAGGTGAGCGTCTGGGTCGGCGCCATCAGGTCAAACAGGTCTGCAGAGGCGGCGGCGGGGGCGGCGGCCGGTGCGGCGGGGGAAGCTGCCGCCATGGCTCCGAAAAGGTCCCCCCCGCTGGTGTCGGCGCTCTGGGCAGACGCTGGAATCTGGCCTCCAGGAAAAGCGTTCCACTCTCCAAACTCTCCGTTGGGGCTGGAGACGGCTGCTGGAGACGCGTGAAAGGGGAGAAAAAACAGGAATTCATGTTGAAGCTCTCATTAGCGGCAGGAGCTCAGCCTGTTCTTGTTCTCAGTGACCACTGGTGCTTCCTTTTAAATTTTCATTAAACTGACCCAGCTTGTTGTCTCTCACagcccccctccctccctcctcccccctccTGTCCCCGTCTCCTTGTCATCCATAACCGGAGTTGATGTGTGTCTGTTCTTATTATGCAGAGCAGGTAGCAGGCTCCATATGGCCAGGGCTGCCTCCCAACATATCTCTGAATATTCTAGCAGCACGGCTGCAACAGGACAGCCTACTCCGGCGCGCAccgtgggggagggggggggggggctgaaaactaaaaactaCTGAAAACTACATACCGGATCCTGAGACCTGTCCAGCTGAGGCGGCGGGCGAGGCGAAGTCAGCAAATCCGCCAAAAAGATCTGCGACGAAAAGACAAGCGGCGATTAAAAATGCGGCCCTGAGCGGGCGAAGTTGCAGACGTCGATCTGGAGTTGTTAGCATTCCTTCGCCGTCGAGGTGTCAGACGGAAAAAGCTGTGAATAGGTGGAGGAGCCCAAACATCTGTTTACTgctccctccccctcctccagaaAACATCTGCTGTACTTAGTTCCTATAGATCATCTCCCTCCCCCTGCTGTCCACCAGATCTGAAGCCGAGCACCGGCGGCCGGGCATCAGCGCTCCCAGCAGCCTCTGCTGCTGCGTGCCTGCAGCAGCTGTGGGGCTGCTGAATCAGGTTAGTCCAGGTTTCACTGCAGGTTCCTACTGGCATGACTGGTTTCTCTGCTTGTAATCTACCAACAAGCGCTGCGGATTTAACGCAGACGGGACGGGACTGTACCTGTGGCAGCAGGCTGGGTGGGTGTGGTGTCCACCATCAGGAGGTCAGCCAGGCCCGTGCTGGCAGGCTGCGGCGCTGCAGCCGGCTGGGTCTGCAGACAGAGGGCAAATGCATTGTtagcatgaaaaacaaaaaacaaagtcaaaccCAGAGCCGCACTAAAAATGGGCCTTTTATGGCGTGGCACCTGTTTGGCGGTGGTGGCCGGGCTCTTGTCGCCCGTGTAGTGGGCGGCGGCCCCCAGGTCCACCTTTTTGGACGGTGCGCCTCTCTTCCGTGTCGCTGTGGTCTCCGTCGCCTGCACGATGTGGACGCTCTTGGTTGTAACCGTCTCCTCTTCGTC is a window encoding:
- the clint1a gene encoding clathrin interactor 1a isoform X2; translated protein: MLNMWKVRELVDKATNVVMNYSEVESKVREATNDDPWGPSGQIMTEISRATFMYEQFPEVMNMLWARMLRDNKKNWRRVYKSLLLLAHLIRNGSERVVTSAREHLYDLRSLESYHCVDENGKDQGINVRQKVKELVEFVQDDDRLREERKKAKKNKDKFIGVSSDSMGFRGYAGDRYDSSDSRGKWDDDWEKNKGPFPFSEKLGEISDKIGSTIDDTISRFRNKERDDSPDRFSDNEEDRDRSSYNGQSKKDFKDEEETVTTKSVHIVQATETTATRKRGAPSKKVDLGAAAHYTGDKSPATTAKQTQPAAAPQPASTGLADLLMVDTTPTQPAATDLFGGFADFASPAASAGQVSGSAVSSPNGEFGEWNAFPGGQIPASAQSADTSGGDLFGAMAAASPAAPAAAPAAASADLFDLMAPTQTLTSSQSLNFSMSSTQTLSANVMPQPVSQPFHNMGGPLQPQPMQQGMASQGPGAKAALPSTWSDPSVNISLDFLGPGVQPPKPSQPSLNTLQQGFPGSPTAPTMLAQGFSSMTLGPTPVRPPVNTMMQPGAGMGMGLVPNQGMMGMGMNMGMPHGGMTMAMPAGMGMGMNPAMAQQPKHDAFADFGNFGK
- the clint1a gene encoding clathrin interactor 1a isoform X1 — translated: MLNMWKVRELVDKATNVVMNYSEVESKVREATNDDPWGPSGQIMTEISRATFMYEQFPEVMNMLWARMLRDNKKNWRRVYKSLLLLAHLIRNGSERVVTSAREHLYDLRSLESYHCVDENGKDQGINVRQKVKELVEFVQDDDRLREERKKAKKNKDKFIGVSSDSMGFRGYAGDRYDSSDSRGKWDDDWEKNKGPFPFSEKLGEISDKIGSTIDDTISRFRNKERDDSPDRFSDNEEDRDRSSYNGQSKKDFKDEEETVTTKSVHIVQATETTATRKRGAPSKKVDLGAAAHYTGDKSPATTAKQTQPAAAPQPASTGLADLLMVDTTPTQPAATDLFGGFADFASPAASAGQVSGSAAVSSPNGEFGEWNAFPGGQIPASAQSADTSGGDLFGAMAAASPAAPAAAPAAASADLFDLMAPTQTLTSSQSLNFSMSSTQTLSANVMPQPVSQPFHNMGGPLQPQPMQQGMASQGPGAKAALPSTWSDPSVNISLDFLGPGVQPPKPSQPSLNTLQQGFPGSPTAPTMLAQGFSSMTLGPTPVRPPVNTMMQPGAGMGMGLVPNQGMMGMGMNMGMPHGGMTMAMPAGMGMGMNPAMAQQPKHDAFADFGNFGK
- the clint1a gene encoding clathrin interactor 1a isoform X3: MNYSEVESKVREATNDDPWGPSGQIMTEISRATFMYEQFPEVMNMLWARMLRDNKKNWRRVYKSLLLLAHLIRNGSERVVTSAREHLYDLRSLESYHCVDENGKDQGINVRQKVKELVEFVQDDDRLREERKKAKKNKDKFIGVSSDSMGFRGYAGDRYDSSDSRGKWDDDWEKNKGPFPFSEKLGEISDKIGSTIDDTISRFRNKERDDSPDRFSDNEEDRDRSSYNGQSKKDFKDEEETVTTKSVHIVQATETTATRKRGAPSKKVDLGAAAHYTGDKSPATTAKQTQPAAAPQPASTGLADLLMVDTTPTQPAATDLFGGFADFASPAASAGQVSGSAAVSSPNGEFGEWNAFPGGQIPASAQSADTSGGDLFGAMAAASPAAPAAAPAAASADLFDLMAPTQTLTSSQSLNFSMSSTQTLSANVMPQPVSQPFHNMGGPLQPQPMQQGMASQGPGAKAALPSTWSDPSVNISLDFLGPGVQPPKPSQPSLNTLQQGFPGSPTAPTMLAQGFSSMTLGPTPVRPPVNTMMQPGAGMGMGLVPNQGMMGMGMNMGMPHGGMTMAMPAGMGMGMNPAMAQQPKHDAFADFGNFGK